The sequence below is a genomic window from Lolium perenne isolate Kyuss_39 chromosome 4, Kyuss_2.0, whole genome shotgun sequence.
CATATCTTGTGAAAAATCTAACAGATTTATTCGCAATGTCTTTACCAACTCTATTTTCCATAACAATGTTCGTGGAATTAGAATGAGACAACTTTGAGATTTGCAAAGTTTAGAGGGAGTAAACTCCAAAATTATAACCCATTGATGATTATCGGATCATATAATATTGTACTCTTTTTCATTCCCTTAATGAGTTTTCCCTAATGGTTTCTcataaaaggtttttaatgagacaaTATAAATACAAGTGTTCACATATGCCATTTCATTTTCTCCTTATATTTTTCCCACTAGGTTTTAAAGGAGTTTTAGTGGCATATCAAATTGCACTCTTGTGCATTATCATCTTATTATCATATGACATACTTTCTATTTCTCCCACCGGGTTTTTTAAAGAAAGTACACAATGCATATTTATTGTTCTCCAAACTGATCTGTGAGTTTTTTTCCTTCTCTAAGGTTTTCCTCATATGAGTTCTCAAGGAGACAACAATCTTTATATGTTGTATtattttctccttatttttccCAAAGGGTTTAAAGGAGTTTTAACAACATATTAAATACAACTCTCCTCATATCCTTCCCTCAGATTTTTTGGGGAGAGATTCTCAAGATGTTGACTTTGAAGATATTAGAATATTTACAAAGAGCGGTGTTGTTTACAAGGACATCCTCATGGATAGCAAGAAGACTTTCAAGACTATATGAGAAGATCTTGAAGATTATACAAGAGATTTTAAAGAAACGGCGTTGTTCAAGGGGGAGTGTTAGAAATAGAATAGCTTTGATACTAAGCTAACTAGGCAGTCCTTCTCCATCTGTGTGATCCGATCTTTCATCCGTTGGAGTCGATCAATCTCAGAGAcagcacccgaagaatcgtcaACAAATGCAGGCACAGGGAAAACCTGCAAGACATTGTTAAAAAGGCATGACGGACTGTTTGGATTCGGCATTGaaagatactcccatcgggagagtgcaAGTAAATATGTCATAATAAGATTGcactggcaacattgccagcatggAATTCATTACAACCACGCAAGCCTCATGGCAGGACATTGTTTCAATCAAACTAAGTTACAACAATCAGGGGGCTTGGGTCTGGTTTGACAGGCTTGGACCAGCTGATGATTTCTTTGCGGAAACCAGTTCAAGAAGTTGGCGAGCACACTTGAGAGCCGAGGTTTTAAAGACACCCAGGTCGACAAGTCGCCCATCTTGTTCTTTCGGCAGCTCTTTAGACATCTCCTCAATATTGGCTtcgaagccatgacccatcatgagTTGAAAGGCTAGGAGggcgccataggtacgcgaagtacgtttgaatacctcgataacctctttGGTGTTGACGGCGAAAgcgtcgatcagctgccccaaagtcttatcttgattaatcttggggaagatcatcgagtgcatccgcgccatggctCCCTTACCCATCTGGAGGAGGTCCTGTGTAAGCTGATGAGAAGCGAGAGTCATCGACAGAGTGCTCGCCGGGGAATTGTTCGGCAGCTTATCCAGGGCTTCAACAGGTATATCGGTAGCCTCTGTGAAAAACAGAATAAGAGGAGTTTATTAACAAAGGATTGAATTTGCAAAGCAATAGTTAACAAGAAAGCAGAAAGGGTATTACCAAGCAAAGCTAAGGAAGATTTgcgaagaagatcatccttcTCAATTGCCCAAGCTTCAACGGCCAATCTGCATGCCTCTTCATCCTTCACCCTCTTCTTCAGCCcctcgagttcctccttcagggagtcgacctcctggcgGGCTTCGGCAGCTATCTTTATTGCGCCCGCCAATTTCGAGGAAGTAGACTTGACCTCCTTTTGCAGTCGAGCCTTGTCGGCCTCCAAggaagtgaattgggaggcgaaagTCTCTAAAGAAGATATGACAGCTCGCACATCCTTAAAAAAAAGAGGAAAAACAGATACTTGATGAGGGATTATTGATCAATGTCCACTCACGAAAGCTTGCATACGACAGAAAAAAGACTTACAGGTTTCCCTGAAGGAGTTGCGGCAGCAGCAGTCGAAGGAGTATTCTTCCCTTTGGTAAGGGAGGTAGCAGTCGATATTTGGGCCGCGGGAACCGCAGCAGGGGCCGAAGCCTCGGAAGCTGCAGGATTCGGCAGAGCAGCGCCAGATTTGGCCTTTTTAGGTGGAGGCTCGATGAAACCTTCGTCGCTGTGGAAAAGAAAATTTGGCAAAGTCAAGAAAAGAGTATGAAGGATAAGGGTAGAACACAAATTCTGGGAAAGGAAGCGAGAACTTAcaggtcgaagagatcatcttcgtcAGCAAAACCGCCGGATGATCTCTTCGCAGGCGAAGCTGttgcctcctccacagctgcagcaACAAAGGCAGCATGATCAGCATCATCATCACGCATTGACCCCGCTGTGTCGCTAATATCGTTGGCTGGGGGTGGAGGATTGGTAAAGTCAGCTTCAGAGTTTATCGGGTCATCGCGTTCATCCTTTGGGCTTGCATTCTCTCCAGTTTGAAATCCTACAGGGGCTGAGGAATCCCTTCCTTCAGAACTATCTCCAGGAACCTCGGGGATCTGACGAAGTAGAATGAGTAAGAACAATGACAATCATATCGATCGAGGGAAACGACGCAATAAGAGTATGGAGAAGAAAACTTACTTCCATTGgcggatgatcggcatcaaaagGCGGATGGGAAGATATCAGTGGGATTGAATCTTCCTGGCTGAAGTGAGTAaggcgacgaacttcatcaagcagttccttTTCAGATAACTCAGCGATGtttatcctggtctcatccttgggacccgaatataaccacatcggGTGAGCCCTAACCATGATCGGCTGAACTCAACGTTTCAGAAACACAGCGGCTACCTCTGTACCTATCATGGTCTGGCCTTCGGCTCCTTTGATCTGGAGAAATTTATCAAATAACTTGTCGACTGCTGGCTTTTCATCGGGAGAAAGGGTATTCTTCCAAGATtgcttaggcttggcttcgagaACATCGGAGAAGTGAGGAAGCTGGGTTTCGATTGTTGAAGAATCCCTAATGTAGAAccacttcagtctccatccttgaacGGACTCTCTCATCGGAAAGTTGAAGTAATTAACTTCCGTGCGAACGACAAACCCAactcccccaatgacaaaggATCCGCCACTACTGTTGTATGTTTttacgaagaaaattttcttccacaacccaaagtgaggctcaatgcctaaaaacgcttcgcaaagggtgataaaaacagcaaggtgaaggattgagttgggggtcagCTGCCATAGTTGGATCTCGTAAACCCGAAGAAGGTGATGGAGAAACTTGTGGGCAGGAAGTGAGAGACCTCGGTACAAAAatgacaagaacatcacggtaaaaccagcgggaggattgggccgtgaaatcgcacctgggagaatgACATTCCCCTCGTCAGACGGAATTAATCCAAGGCTCCGAGCCTTCTTTTCATCACGTTTTGTGGCAGTAGACGCCGGCCAATCGCCGGGGTTGGATCCAGCCGTGGAGCTTgatggcgctggcggcgccggagctggaggaggaacgTCCGGAGCGCCTCTTTTCGGTGGATTTGGGGAAGCTTTGGCCCCAGTACCGATGCTAGCAGAACTGGTGGCGATGGTGCAGcttttcttcttcaccattgttggATCTGGGGAAGATctggaagcggcggcggcggcgcagcggttGTGAATAAGGAagatggaaaaagaagaaaagggcGAAAGGATGAAATGTGGAAAAAGATGAACTTGCCCCGAAAGATTATAAAAGCGCAAGGAAAACTGAGGGATGAGTGGGCACGTGTCGCTGTTTCCAATTCGTTAAAGAGGACCCTCTTTTCATCCATGATCGCAGAAATCGAGGAGGCGTCTTGGTAACTGTACAAGAGTAGCGGTCGTTTCTCGAAACAGAACCacgcagaagtaggatgggcccAACAGGTCGTGTCCTGTCAGTAGGAATCGCAGCAGTGATTgcgtcatcagtgacgtcgtgaAGCCCGCCGAAGGCATCCGAAGAGAAACGAAAAGCATCGGGtggtcaacttgagtctacgcacggatcgcGAGCAtctgcacctagactcgggggctactcccatcgggagcgctggacgcgcacccgataaaacgtgaactcgaagatattactgtgaagaaatatttgaagaaaaggatggaatgcttagctcgagtctgcacccggtcacaagcgcccgtgcccagactcgggggctactcccatcgggagcgctggacgcgcacccgataaaactttttttgcactccaggatcatgcccggggacttgattctgtgtagggtaacgttgttttgccatcggcagttaaccagcaaaagctgGGCGCGTTACTCAATATCCTTTGCATGTTCAAACTTTACTAAAGGTACAAGCCCCGGTACAAATGTATCGGATGGCCTATGGAGACTtgcgaaaaacttcggcagaagaagacgtttgagtggcacaacttgagtctacgcacggattgcaagcatccgtacctagactcgggggctactcccatcgggagcgctggacgcgcacccgatagaagaagacaACGCAGCTACaagatggacaagaatgatcaagGGAGAAGAACATTCGATGGAGGcacgcttcagtctctacccgaaacatcttcggctagacactcggggactactgacgtgggcattacccttcgggtaactggcattgccctatcctgtgcggcCCAACTGGAAGCCCATCAAGACATCCGATGGGAAGGTGGGCCACTGCGACAGTGCTGGAGAAgactccttgaagaacaaggcagagaggagccgaacaaggaaagcttagcgctaggtcttttgtaaaacctagtcgtacccggacagatctcttgagacctggcctcctatataaaggttaGGAGAGGGACTGCCGAGGGACGAtcgatcttagcaactttagccaccacaagtttagagctaggtggcAACAGCGCTTAGCCTCCCGACGAgaccacagccgaaaccttcggcaccccattgtaacccattactttcgtaatcaagatcagacaggcaggacgtaagggttttacctcatcgagggccccgaacctgggtaaatcgctctccccgcttgtctgttaaccgatgtctcgtgtcagcctacaggattccatcaaccctaagccccaatcggagggcattgccgaggagtaccctcgacacgctCCCTGCGCTATTGCTAGGCGTAGATGCAATTTGTTCGCTTGAGAAACAGTGTACTGGTTTCAGACTTGTTCAGAAAAACTAATTTGCCACATCTGGTTCTCAGCTCTGAGTGCAAAACATCACGTCAGTTCAGAGACAGGGCTGAATTCGTTGCAGCCTGAATTTAGTTTGCGCGGGAGTCTGGATTTAATCTCGTCGATCGGCTTGTTTAATTTCTTCACACAATCCAGACCACTGGAAGTAGGGTTCAGACAAACTAATTTTGCAACCCAGGCTCCACAATGTCTGTTCAGATAGGACTCGGAATAATCATTCGCAGAAAGAATTAAGTATGTGCAAAGGTGCACGAGTGATATTATGGGAAATCATTTTATTTCATCAATTGGGTAGATTATTTCTTCACATGATCCAGATCACTTGCAGAGTATTACTGTACATAGCTAGAGAGTACATACTGCAAGCAGAACATGTATTTTTCGTATGAGGCGAGCATGACACAGCAGATCGAtcactggaagaagaagaagtaagcATACTAGTTCGCTACTCCGGGTCGTCGTAGGAGAGATGGGAGGCGGTGGCGCAGCCGGCAGCGTCGGGGTCCTCGGCGCCGCAGCAGTCGTAGAACCTGGCGGCGTAGGGCGGGTCCCCGTCCTTAAGCTCGTAGTACCTGCACCATCGGCGCCGTGGTTAAGGGTCAGTTCGATTGATGGATCTTTTGACTGACTGGGGATGGCAGCCAGGACCGGAATCGACGGTTGTACCTACCTCTTCTGGTCGTCGTGGCGGCGGCAGACGAAGAAGGAAGAGTGGAACCTGCAGGACTGCGGCGTGTTGTCCGATGGGAAGTACTTCGCCTTGCACCGCCGGCACACcctcgacgccgccgccgccgccgcagtcgCCGTCGCCTTCGCCGCCGTGTCCTTCTCCATCGCACCCAGTTCTTCTTTTGTTTTCCTCATCATTTTTTCCTCTTCCACGAATAAATCGattgctgttttttttttttttttgaaagtagAACTTGTATTACTCAAACAGTAGTAAGGATACAACAACCAAAAGCATAGAAATACAAGAACACTAGGAGCAGATACAGTAGGAAAGAACCTCGACTCGCTGATTTTCTATTTTGGTTGTAACTATGGAGAAACCTTGTACCGATGTGTAAGAAGCTTCCCCGGTTTTTCCCCATTTTCtttgtcttttttttttgttgtacTCGGTAAAACTAAATATTTTTCAAAATCATGAGCATTTTTAATTATAAATTTTTCTACACGGAGAACATTTTTTAATTATGAACCATTTCAAAATTCATAAACAATTTCAAAAGGTGAACATTTTTAGATTTGaatattttttaaatttaaatattTTTATACCAAGCGAaccatttttaaaatttgaaactTATTTTACTGGCTGAACAACTTTTAAAATGTAATATTTTTCCTAAACGAAAACTTTTAGAACCCGAAACTTTTTTCAAATCATGAACAGTTTCCAAAATATGAACCCTATGTTATTCTGTGAACAAAATTTAAAATCAGAACCATTTTTCAAAACTAAACCAATTTCTATATCATGGACATTTTTTAATTTATAACTTTTTACCTGGTAAATATTTTTTATTTTGGAACCATTTTCCGTAGTGGACTCTTTTTTAAATTTGAACCTATTTTAACCAATGAACAATTTTAAATTTGGAACGTTTTTCCCATCGAACtttaaaaaaaaatctgaatCATTTTTAGCGTAAACGATTTTATTATAGTGCATGATCGTCCCTGATTGCTTTCTTCACTTGCTTCTCGTATGCCAGGTCAACTGGTAATCGCGCGAACTTGCTTGGTGGGCCAAGCCCAAGTAGGTACACGACAGGAGCACGATGTGGGTGAGCTGGGTTTTCCCGCTCGCTAGAAACCGGAAAACCTATACATCGCCCATTAGCATGCGGTAATACTGCAGCGACATGGGCCGTGGCCGAATTTGAATACTGTTTTTCTTAAAAACCTGAAGTTTACcaaatttgaaatttttgaaaagaaaaaaaagaaaatatgGAGAAGAGGCTTTACCTGAACCGGCCCATTAGGAGCGAACGCGGGAGCTTTGTGTGCGTGCGGTTATCCCGCACTCACTGGAGCGATTAATTTGTCTCGCGGGAGACTTCTTTGAGTTGTTCGTTATCACAATTTTCATCATGTCGTTTGGATGTTTACATTGAGGGGGTGGTATTGGATATTCGGGTGATTCAAGTCCCGAATACACAATTCTAACTGTTTTTATGTAGTATTACGTATTGAAAGTAGCTATTCGGGCCGAATATTCACGTGAGGCCCGCACAGCCAAAAAACGCGAGGCCGAATGTCGAAGGATTTAGCTCGACATCGATTGGTATTCGGATTCGACGCATCGCCAGGCACCGCTTCGACGCCTCGCCCCGCACCGCTTCAATTCCTCTGTTCTCTACACCTCCGCTCGGGCGGAAGACCGGCCTGGCGGCGGCGACGAAGGTACGCCGGCTTCCTCCCCCATCCGCCCACATCCGCATGTGTTCTCTGGCCTCTAGCCATCCCTCCTTCGCCGCCCCATCTCGTCTCTGCTCTCTCTTCCCCCATCTTATCTGGTTTTgtgctgcatgtatagggggggcgACCTTGGTGTCCGGCGGCTGTCTCCCGCGAAGATCGGTGATCGCCGGCGTCCAGCACCCAAGCGAGGTACGTTTTTGCAGGATGCCAACATCACCTATCTTGTCCGACATCCTCCTCTGCTGTCCATGTGTTCTCTGTGAATGTGTTGTATGTTGTGGTCAAATTAGCAAGCTTTTAATTAAATTATGTGTACATATAATGTTTCTGCTTGTCAAATATTGTAGTACAAATTGGATGTCGTGCTAATAGAATTGATCTACACTGTAGTTGAAAAATGTCGGAAGAATTAGAGTTGGTTTCTTACATAATggaagaaaataaaagaagaaagAGGAGAAGGATTGTGTTGACGAAAAAATACTTTGAATCCACTCTTCTTGCGATGGCATATCTTAGTACACAAAGGATGCCGAGGGAGTTAGGGAGTTTTTCTGACGATGAGCATAAGCACACTCTTAGAAAGTACTTGTTGAAAGATATGTACGACGGGACCGAAGTTGCATGCTATGATCAACTTCGTCTAACAAaaagaaatttccatgatttgtgGGTTATGTTGCGTGAGAAGTGTGGTTTAAAGGACAGTATGTATGTTAATGTTGAAGAAAAGGTTGCCATGTTCTTGCTGATAGTTGGTCATGGCCTGAAAATGAGGTTGTTGCGTGGACAATACAAGAGGTCTTTATGGACTATAAGTTCACACTTTTCTAGTGCGTTAACGGCCATTCTATCTCTCCATAGAGAGTTCATTAAGCTGCCAGATCCTTCTGCTCAAGCTCCGAATGATTACAAATGGAAGTGGTTCGGCAATGCAATTGGAGCGATAGATGGTTGCCATATTGATGTTTGTGTTAATGTGGCTGACCAAGGAAGGTACAGAAATAGAAAACAAGCGATAACCACTAACATGCTTGGTGTTGTTGACTGGAACATgaaatttctttatgcattacctGGATGGGAGGGTTCAGCATTAGACTCTAGAGTCCTACGTGATGCAATGAGAACAAGTCGCCAAGATGCATTTGTCGTACCTAATGGTAGGACGCTTTCACTTGGCATTTTGTTTCTATTTTCGTTGCGTCGTAGCTAACTAAGTTTCTTGATTGACCGTAGGAAAATATTACTTAGTTGATGCTGGTTACACGAATGGACCTGGATTTCTAACTCCTTTCAGATCCACTCGATATCACTTGAAAGAGTGGGCATCAAGTGCACAACGACCACTTGATATTTTGGTTGTGCCGTACCAAGTTTCACACGTATATCATGTTATGTGAACATGTCCATTTCATTGGATAACTACTGTACGTGGCTAGGTGCTACTATATGTGCAAGATTTACAAGAGACAGAGAGCGACAACCAATACAGAACCTTATTTGCGATTCCACATGTTAACCATCCAAACACAATTTGATATTCAACCTCAATATCTAGTCTGGGTTCCGAATATCTAAACATCCAAACATAAATATTGATATTCAATCTCAATCTCAATATCCTGGGTATTAGACATTCAACCCAATATAATATCTAGCCTTCCAATGCAGACATCCAAACGAAGTAACTGATTTCATGCATACCAACAGATGTTATAACAACTGTAGAAATTAATGGAGCTGTGCCTTTGTAGAAAGAACATTATCCATCTCTTTGTTGGTAATCTTAAGAGTTAAGTCCATTTTAAAGCTTGAAGTTATGGACGAAAGCTAAATCAGACCCCAAACTCTCAATCCCGGTAATCAACACACGGATATTTGCAATCCCAGTCTAAAGCAAACCTTTTTTTCCTTTCCAAACAAGGATTCCCGACGTGGACAAGGTGTGGCTGGGAACGGCGGGTCGAGGAGGGTGCGCACATTGGTACATGTTTACTTTGGGTCGGCCCAGTCTTTTCAGCCCAGCCATTCCGTAGCTGTGCAGGATAGGTGCCTATGAGCACTCGCGATGACAATGGCGATCGACGATTGATCGCTGCCACCGGCGACGATCGTGATGAAGCGAGGAAAAACGGCCATGCAGGTAATGTCTCTGACGGGCTACTCATcttctctctatatgttttccctTTTGGACACCATTAGGGTTATGGTTTTTAGAGGCCAAATTGTGAGTTTTCCTGTAGGGGGAAGTGAGATTTTTATGGGATTTATGTGAGGTTTCATCGGCTATACGGCTCGAATTAGCATATTTATGTGTTATCTCTTTCCAATGTAGGATCTTTCTGTTCATTCATGGACCCTTCAAAGATACTGATTTGAGACGAAATTGATGGCATCGGAGAGGTCCGACGGATTGTTTCCAACCGGACACCGATAGATAGTGTTTACCAATCAATAAATATGACGATAAGATCATGTACATTACAACCAATGATTGATATGCCTGTTTTATTGAGTGATACTATTCCCATGTAGCTCAAGATCACATTTTTTAATGCTCAAAATAAACTCAACAAAACATCACAGTTTTATTATATTTGTTGTCCTACCAAAAACTCATCATATAGTTTACCCATGTAGCTAAACACAGCCTGCTGGGCCACCATAGAAAAACTTGGCACCTATTATTGGTGACACATAATAACATTTCGGAGTTTTTGCAATAACTGGTAAGTCTGATTGTATAAGGGTGGCTTGACCATTCTGATCAACAAAGTGAATGTTGAAAAATGATGCAGCATTTTTTGATGGAAGCGATCCACTGCCCATTGGAGGAGTTGGAAGATTCCCTTTGGCTATTGATTCTCCGCCAAAAGCAATGGAATTTGCTTTTGTTGCTAATGTTGTAAATAAGTTGGCAGCATAGTAGCCCACTGCTGTTGGAGTGTCATCATTGATGCCGCAATACAACCACCAATTTCCA
It includes:
- the LOC127349366 gene encoding uncharacterized protein, producing the protein MMRKTKEELGAMEKDTAAKATATAAAAAASRVCRRCKAKYFPSDNTPQSCRFHSSFFVCRRHDDQKRYYELKDGDPPYAARFYDCCGAEDPDAAGCATASHLSYDDPE